A part of bacterium genomic DNA contains:
- the polA gene encoding DNA polymerase I, translated as MAKKKKLVLIDGTALAYRNHFSMIKNPLRNSKGVNTSALYGTLNSLHKIIREVKPDYIIAAFDSRKPTFRHKMFAEYKSTRAKMPDELSELLPVIEEAYEALGIPVVVVDGVEADDVVGTLAKKAEQAGFDVIIYTGDKDFLQLVSPGVSMLAPGRANKPDQLWTYENAHEKFGIRPEQIVDLLALMGDASDNIPGVPGIGEKTAVKLLQEFGSLDGIYQNLDKIKPALRKKLEEGKESAYLSKELATIKTDLPIEIDWEKAKLSEPDPEKLIPILREYELATLMKKLLPEHTDTQTHGEKYQLINSTELLNELISRLEKCDEFALDTETTSEDPMRAELVGLSFTDKPSTGYYIPIAHSSKDSLFGHPDNVPMELVKSKIQPLLTSKKRKIGQNIKYDIKVLRRAGFELGGEIFDTMVASYVLEPSSYQHGLDFLALKYLGHQMTSYKAVAGKGHKAVSFDKVDPKVAAQYSCEDVDITLRLAQILEPKLRELKLWDLFHDLEMPLVWVLADMEMTGIRLDVEKLTQLGDEIRVKQAELMEKIFDIAGERFNLDSPKQLSQILFVKLGLPPKKKTKTGYSTNSEVLSELALEGYEIAELIMQYRELSKLLSTYIDALPKLVNPNTGRIHTTFNQTATATGRLSSSDPNLQNIPARGELGQRIRSCFVPKEGWLMMSADYSQIELRLMAHFSEDPTLIEAFKKGFDIHSYTASLITGLPMEDITPDLRRAAKTVNFGIMYGMSPHGLSQQLRITHEEAAAFINSYFERYPKVKEFVEKTIKFAEENGYVETIMGRRRYIPEIKSESHQMREAAKRAAINTPLQGSAADIIKKAMINIHKRLREEKFSAKMLLQVHDELVFEVPREEVEKLRNMVKEEMEGVVELRVPLVVDIGVGDNWAEAH; from the coding sequence ATGGCAAAAAAGAAAAAACTTGTTCTCATAGATGGGACCGCTCTTGCCTACAGAAACCATTTTAGCATGATTAAAAACCCGCTGAGGAACTCGAAGGGCGTCAATACAAGCGCGCTTTACGGCACGCTGAACTCACTTCACAAAATAATCCGCGAGGTAAAACCCGACTACATAATAGCTGCCTTCGACTCGAGGAAACCAACTTTTCGCCATAAAATGTTCGCCGAATATAAATCGACTCGTGCCAAGATGCCCGACGAGCTAAGTGAATTGCTTCCAGTTATAGAGGAAGCTTACGAGGCTTTGGGAATACCGGTTGTAGTGGTTGATGGCGTTGAGGCAGACGATGTCGTGGGGACACTTGCCAAAAAGGCTGAGCAAGCAGGTTTCGATGTTATAATTTATACCGGTGACAAAGACTTTCTCCAGCTTGTTAGCCCAGGAGTATCGATGCTTGCGCCTGGGCGCGCTAACAAACCCGACCAGCTTTGGACATACGAGAATGCTCACGAAAAATTCGGCATTAGACCTGAACAAATCGTTGACCTTCTGGCACTCATGGGGGACGCGTCGGACAACATTCCGGGAGTGCCAGGGATTGGAGAAAAAACCGCAGTAAAACTGCTTCAGGAATTCGGTTCGCTTGACGGAATTTACCAAAATCTTGATAAGATAAAACCTGCATTAAGGAAAAAACTTGAGGAGGGCAAAGAAAGCGCTTATCTATCAAAGGAACTCGCCACCATAAAGACCGATTTGCCCATCGAAATCGATTGGGAGAAAGCAAAGCTTAGCGAGCCAGACCCAGAAAAGCTAATCCCTATTCTGCGGGAATACGAGCTTGCAACACTAATGAAAAAGCTGCTTCCCGAACACACCGATACGCAAACCCACGGCGAAAAGTATCAACTGATAAACTCCACAGAGCTTCTCAACGAGCTTATCTCACGACTGGAGAAGTGCGACGAGTTTGCTTTGGACACAGAGACGACGTCCGAGGACCCGATGAGAGCTGAACTCGTGGGATTATCGTTTACTGATAAACCGTCAACAGGATATTATATACCTATAGCGCACAGCAGCAAAGATAGTCTGTTCGGTCATCCCGACAATGTTCCTATGGAATTGGTTAAATCAAAGATTCAACCGCTTCTTACATCAAAAAAGCGAAAAATAGGACAAAACATAAAGTATGACATAAAGGTTCTTCGGCGGGCGGGTTTTGAGCTTGGCGGTGAGATATTCGACACTATGGTTGCGTCATATGTTCTTGAACCAAGCTCGTATCAGCATGGACTGGATTTTCTGGCGCTCAAGTATCTGGGACACCAGATGACGAGTTACAAAGCTGTAGCGGGCAAGGGGCATAAGGCGGTAAGTTTCGACAAAGTCGACCCAAAGGTTGCGGCGCAATACTCCTGCGAGGATGTGGACATAACCTTAAGACTTGCGCAAATCCTCGAGCCAAAACTCAGGGAACTCAAATTGTGGGACCTTTTTCACGACCTTGAGATGCCACTCGTTTGGGTGCTTGCGGACATGGAGATGACCGGGATACGGCTTGATGTCGAAAAGCTCACCCAGCTCGGGGACGAGATAAGGGTCAAACAAGCCGAACTCATGGAGAAAATTTTTGACATAGCAGGCGAACGATTCAACCTCGACTCACCAAAACAACTTTCGCAGATTCTATTCGTTAAACTTGGCCTTCCGCCGAAGAAAAAAACCAAAACGGGCTATTCGACCAACTCTGAGGTTTTAAGCGAGCTTGCACTCGAGGGCTATGAGATCGCGGAGCTAATAATGCAATACAGGGAGCTTTCGAAGCTTTTGAGCACATACATCGACGCACTTCCAAAGCTCGTTAACCCGAATACCGGACGGATTCATACGACATTCAATCAGACTGCCACCGCCACAGGACGACTCTCCTCTTCAGACCCCAATCTGCAAAACATTCCTGCGCGCGGCGAATTGGGTCAAAGGATACGCTCGTGCTTCGTGCCAAAAGAAGGGTGGCTTATGATGTCAGCGGATTATTCACAAATCGAGCTAAGACTTATGGCGCATTTCTCGGAGGACCCAACGCTTATTGAGGCATTCAAAAAAGGGTTTGACATACACTCATATACTGCCTCGCTCATAACAGGGCTGCCCATGGAGGACATAACCCCAGACCTTCGTAGAGCGGCAAAAACAGTTAACTTCGGGATAATGTACGGCATGAGTCCGCACGGTCTCTCACAGCAGCTTCGAATAACGCACGAGGAAGCCGCAGCATTCATCAATAGTTACTTCGAGCGCTACCCCAAGGTTAAAGAGTTCGTTGAAAAGACGATAAAGTTTGCCGAGGAGAACGGCTATGTTGAAACGATAATGGGCAGGCGAAGATACATTCCCGAAATAAAGAGCGAAAGCCACCAGATGCGCGAGGCAGCTAAACGAGCCGCGATAAATACTCCTCTTCAGGGCTCCGCTGCCGACATAATCAAAAAAGCCATGATAAACA
- a CDS encoding isoprenylcysteine carboxylmethyltransferase family protein: protein MALGISLLILGFIIHGLSHKEHKQAHSKAEDIEKIVTTGIYSKIRHPGYLGLILMYFGVALLFHNILATVAAVILSFLQILIAFAEERFLIKKFGEEYEEYMGRVPWRFIPKVF, encoded by the coding sequence TTGGCGCTTGGAATTTCGCTTCTTATTTTGGGTTTCATAATTCATGGATTATCGCATAAAGAACATAAACAGGCGCATTCCAAAGCAGAAGATATAGAAAAAATAGTAACAACAGGCATATATTCAAAAATAAGGCATCCTGGATATCTTGGGTTAATTCTGATGTATTTCGGCGTAGCTCTCTTATTCCATAATATACTTGCAACTGTTGCGGCCGTTATTTTATCATTCCTTCAAATTTTAATAGCCTTCGCAGAAGAAAGATTTTTGATTAAAAAATTTGGGGAAGAATATGAAGAATATATGGGGCGAGTACCATGGAGATTTATTCCAAAGGTGTTTTGA